Genomic DNA from Betta splendens chromosome 10, fBetSpl5.4, whole genome shotgun sequence:
CGCAATCTACCGCTGCTCTGCTGCGAGTGAGTGCTGTCACTCCCGCTTGTCTGAAACACagaaacttgtttttttttctttgttggaATTATTGTTGTGTATGAACTGAGGTGGTGCACACTGCCAGCAAAACACGCCTCTAATGTACAGCAGGAAGCCATCTGCTGCATAGCATGTATCCCTCTGATGAAAACAGAGCCACGGAGAGGCATGACTGCATTTATTTACCCAGCCTCAGAGACCCTGCTCAGGGATCGCACATGATAGGCAgactcacagacagaggagaaaacaacCCCAGCCCACTTACTAGCCTTGACACATAAAGACTTAGGAGGGCCTGTTTGCATTTCAGAGCCACCCAGGTGCCTTTTGTAAAACTCTAGTGTTCTTGATGCTGAGTTGAAGAGGTGTCATATTTGGAGGTACTTAAGCATGCACTGTTTTGTTGTCTGTTCAAAGCCGTGTACTTCAAACAAGCATGGCTTATTAAGTAGAGCTAAAGTTGCCAGGACACCTGTAGATCATTGTGGAAGTGATACGTCAAAAATCTCTTTTTAGTTGCCACAAATAATTTCAAAGGTGCTTTTGACGGGGTACACGGGTAACAAGGGAGGGAGGCGTGCTCCTTCACCCAGAAATAGAGGCAAATTTGTGGCTTCTTGATGGTCTATTATCTGcttgtgtgtctttttgttcAGCATTTGCTTCATCAGGTTTTGTAGAGTTGCGCTCGGACACCTTAATGCGGACGGGCGGCTAGTTTAGGTTAGCTCTACTCACAGCTCAGCCTGAACACCGTGTCTGTGCGAATGGTGCAATCTACCTGAAACACACGCTTGCGAGGGGGGGAGGACATCAAGCGGTttggaaaaaaagtaaaaaataaaaagatcccgTCTCAAAAGGCTCAACAGGTGTCGGATACGAAAGGGAGAACAGGGGAATGCACCTGACGACCGTCTCTGTGTTCCCTATTGGCAAGATGAGAAAACACATCGCAGCGAGATGAGATCAATGGAGCATATTTAAAAGACATTAGAGAGCAGTCGTCCTGTCACATTCCTGTGATAAAGTACGGGAATCTCGCCTTCCAGCATACAGTGGCATGCCTCTGTGAAGACTATTCTCCCGTGCCGTTCTTCCCCTGCTGAATCTCCATGTGGAGATGAAGGTTGGAGGCTGGCCAGCGGTGTCTGCATGCCAAGCCGGGCTCTGGGACATCCTGCCGAGGAACGGACTCTCCCCAGCGGCCGCAGAGATGTCAAGGGGCGAGGGCAGAGGCGAAGCGATAGCTGCCGGCCCCGGGGCCCCCGTTCGCTCTGCAACTTGCTCACATTAAAGGGAGCGCTAATCACTGCGGGGACTTGGCCAATGATGTGCTTATCAAACGGCATATTTCAAAAAGGCATCTTAAAAGGCCCGAGGGCGAAGAGGCAATAAGAGCACATTTGTATGTGGATGAAAGGGAAAAGTGTAGACAGACCTTGCATCAGAATACAGAGGGGGGAGATCATTAGCATCTCTAGCAAAATATGCGCAGCCGAGGCGATGGAGAGAGGTAGAgtcagtgagacagagagagggagagagagagagggagagagcggtgGCAGTGGGACGGGCTTggaggctgagggagagagagaatggctCTCTTTGCCGTTCgtccttttttgttttacacagttcccaAAAAGAATAGgagaacaaatacatttttgaaCAAAGGAAAGGCTCTTGAAGTGAAAACCCATCGGGGGGCTCGAGGTGGCTCCATTGTGGCTTACAACAGAATGAAGCCACGACTACAACTACGCTATCAGCTCCTCTCGGGCTCCGCTCACACCCTGAACACTCCCTGAACAGAACAGGCCCCGCTCACGAGCGCGAGCCGAGGCTGCGATACACTTTCAGGGATTTTGGCCAATTGTCTCTCTGGCGCTTTGGTTGTGGACTGTGACAAAGTCAAGCCACAGCCTCCCTTGTGTAACCGAGCCTGGCCGAAATACTGTCCTGACATGAAAAAGGGCTGAGGGAAGCACCGTCTGCGGTTGTAACATTGAGTAAAAGACTTTCCTAAAAGCATAAACGTATGAGAAAGTTCTGATAGGAAATCTGCTGAACAGCAGTTGATTTGCAGCCAGGGACCAAAATAATGGAGTAAACAATGACAGGAAATGGCCGATTTCATCATTTTAAGCCACACAATGAGTGTGAGATTTACGGAATAAAGCTGGATGTGCTTGTGAGTGGAGAATGTCGTTACTTAAACATCTGTATGATTTAGATCTGGCACAGCGGTGACTCGTGTTGGTGTGAGCTGCTGTAGACAATGTCTTCTGTGCGTTCACTGCAGCTATTAATGCAACTTTAGCAGATCACCGGATCCTGCATTTGTCTATATCACGCATGAGCGTTTAAGCAAACGCGAGCAATCGGACGCATTCGGGCGTTAACACCGTGTCAGCGGGGTGCCGTTCGGGTGGATCTCCTTCATGGAACCGCAGCGCTGCGACTGCTAACATGACAAACTTCACACCAGCACACACGTAAACATCGCTGCAGCAGACGCGCAGCAGGAAACACTACAGTCAGGCGTTAGTACCGTAGACGCCGGCACACATgtgagcacgcacgcacgcgcgcgcacacacacacacacacacacacacacacacacacacacacacacacacacacacacacacacacacacacacacacacacacacacacacactacccaaTTTAGAAAGTCAATTTGGGATCAGGAGAccaattattgtaattattttctttttccctccaTTCTTCCCTTCACGTGTTTTCCTGCCTTCTATTTTagctgtgtttgcatttgtgaGGATTTCGGTGAGCGCGTTTCACAACACAGAATTTCTCCAAAGCCTTACGAGAAGGACTTAAAACGGTTCTTGTCTAGATTTaagctaaagaaaaaaaaaacacaagctgttttattttcatcctCAAATATGTAGCAAGTATTCCTTGCCTAAGGAACGGTGGCAGATGAATAATGAGGGTGCGATAAAGCTGTTATTATATTCTGCTTGAAAAACCAAAAGAAACAGCGGTTAAACCTTCAGGGCCACACTGTTCAGCTGCATCCATGCAACAGCTCAGCCTAACCTACATGGATATTACCCAGTCGTGTGTTACAGCTCTTTCACAGCGAGGTGACAGCGTCTCAGCAACCACATTTGTGGAAAAGGAGGTAATTATCTTGTGATGGATTTCACCTGCACAGTGTGAAAATAACCCTGAGCATGTCTAAGCACAGTCAGTTTAAAATACTGCCCTCCGAACAGCATATAgaggaatatatatatatatatatatatatatatatatatatatatatatatatatatatatcgttATTTTGCTTAAAGATAAAATTGCTAAAAGATTTAGATAACTCTAATATCTTCAAGAGCTTGTTAGATTGAGATAAGAACTCAATCATCGATGTTTATAGGCATGGGAGTCATGCGTTAGTGTTATCGTTACCACAGGGTTCATCTGTAGaacagcagatgatgatgatgagattgAACTCTGCACATTTTCCTTTAAATTAAATACTTGGCTTTCAAGGTTTATATCCACTCTAGATGATGAACATACGGTGATGGAATGTGACGTTAACGCATGACGCATGTACAGGCTGAAACCAAAGGTGGGATGTAACGTAAAAGGGTCTGAAGCACCAATGGAAATAtttgaaaacactgaaaacccAGGAtacatatatattcatatttttatttgtatttcattTCTGGAAGGATATCTTGTACATCAAATATCCCATTGGCAGTTAAGCGCATTCAATGTGTTCAGAAGCCAGAAACAGTCACTTGttttaacaaacacaaatacaaaattaAGATAACCACAAAATAATGAACTGCATGTATATAACATACAAAAGAATCCCATGCCTACTCAGTAGGTAACTTCAACATTCCAGCTCTTGAAGATGTGGATATTTACATTAAGGTTTTACAAAAATATACTTTAtaatttttctccttttttgctTACATTCTAATGAAATGAAGCGGTGCCCTCATAGCTCatctcttttcctccctctgagTATGACTTACATTCTGTAACAAAAATATTCCCTCAGACCTTAAGGCAAGATGCAAGAAGCATCCTCTCGCGCGCAGCCAAGTCTCCACATCAGCAAGGCTTCACAAAAGGCACCAAATAACAGGagcatttgtcttgttttagttttttttttttttttttaaacaaaattttttttctctatttttcCATATAACCAAGCAAATTGTCAcatgtgagaaagagagaaagagatagtACCAGTGGATGATATTTACAAACAGAAACTAACCACTCTTACTCATGCTTGAATACTTAAGTGATTTTTTCCAAACAATGTCAAAACgtatcacagcatcatcactACATAATAGAGAAAGTATGTAGAAAATATGGCCCTGCTCACTTCAAATAATACAATGCAAATATGCAAAGAATTTTTCACATCAATGGTACCAAAGAATGATAAAAACGAAACATGGCACATGTACACTATACATATATGGTAGCTTATGTATATCATTCAATGTCTTTTGTACTTTGAGTGCCTGCAAGGGCAAACGTGCTTTAGCACCACAACCACTGGCAATCTGTTTTTCAGTACCTAATAGTAGACAACAGTCCGTGTCTGTTTCTACTCTGTCTGTTCAATCCCTTATGCATTTGAAGTgctgcatttgttttacagAGAGCAAAAAAATCCCTTTTTCATCGTCTATTGTCTTTGCCCAGTCCTTGACATGtgtctttttgtctctttcAGGTAAATCTCAGGATTCACGAGCGCTGCACAGGGAGCAGACAGAAAAGTGCTTTTTGGAGGGCAAAACAGAGTCTTTTGATGCTCATTTCTTTTCCCTCAAAGAACCTTAAGGAAAGAGAGGTGCAGCGacaaaaaaagttattttttccccccctctctcttagCAGATCTCGATTGTCCTTGGTGAGAGAGTGGTCTGCATGTCTGATAGTGGGGTGGGGATGGGGGAGCTGTAGATGTTGGAGGCAAccgaggaggggaaggaggacgCCACCTGGGACTGAAAGGTGCTGGACATGGACACTGATGGGTAGGTGGTGGCCACGGAAGGAGACGGATAGGAAGTGTGAACGGGAGAGGAGTAGCAGGAGGTGACCGGAGAGGGGTAAGAAGACACTGGAGAGGGGTAGGAGGTGATGGGAGAGGGGTAGCTGGAGGCAGGCGAGGCGGCTGACACCGGCGCCGCTGTCACCACCACCGCTCCCGTCTTCTCCGCCTTCTTGTCCTTCTGCCGCAGGTGGATCTTCGTGTGCCTCTTCCTCTCGTCGCTGCGCGCGAACTTGCGTCCGCAGATCTCGCAGGCGAAGGGCTTCTCGCCGGTGTGAGTGCGAATGTGCGTTGTCAGGTGGTCGCTGCGGCTGAAGTTGCGCATGCAGATGCGGCACTGGAAGGGCTTCTGGCCCGTGTGGATGCGGATGTGACGCGTCAGCTCATCTGAGCGCGAGAAGCGGCGGTCGCAGGTCTCCACGGGGCAAGCGTAGGGCCTCTCGTGCGGGGGCGTCTTGCTTGGCCGAGTAGGGTACTTGCGCATGCGGCTGGGCTTGATCAGCTGGGACTGGTAGACGCTCTTTAAGTCCTGGGAACCAGTCTGGGTGGCGAAGGCCTTGATGGTGGACAGAGGAGTGAGGGAAGGCTGGTTTGACTGGCTCTGGAAGGGCTTTTGATCAGGAGGCACCAGGCTGATCTCTCCCTGCTGCTGAGGGAAGAGGTAATCGGGAATCATGGGCACGGGGAAGCTAGTGCCGCAGCTCTTGCCGTTGGGGTAGGCAGGAGGAGGGTACTGCACCGCTCCAGCTGAGGTGGGGAAGGCCTGGCCCTGGTCTGGGAAGATGTCAGAGTTGGGGCTGGAGTAGGTCGGGGCGGCTGAGTAGATGGGGTTGGGCTCACTGTGGTGAATGGAGGAACTctgagatgaggaggaggtagAAGAGGAGGCGGTGGAAGAGGATGGGGTGGATGAAGCGGAGGACGAGGTGGTCTGtgaggcagcagaggaagagctggagctgggggcAACATTGTTCATCAGGTTGGTGAACAGACCCAAGATGGGCTCCGCCCAGAGGCTGTTGCTGCATGTGGTGGCGGGCTCCAGGGTGAAGCGGCCTGTGTAGGAGATGGGGGGAAGCCTCTGTGAGGAGTAGGTCTGATCTGCCGCTGGCTTCTCACAGGTGAAGGGGATGTCTGTTAACGTATCTGCAAGGACCACAGAGAGAGGacacattaatcaaactgtCAATATTCAGAGGGGGGGCGAGGGGGAATCCTGCCAGAGCGGTGGACAGTGTGACACCCCTCGTCTCTTTGACACATCTCTCAGGTGCCCACACAGAAACCCTTTACAACTGCACAGCTCAAACTCTGAAACGGCCTCATTCAAACCTAATAGGAGCTGCTGTGCAAGCTCTCTTGACTGGCGTTTTCCATTGCTCACACTTTCTCGATCTTTCTttgtcttacacacacacacacattgaagcTCATCACAGAGCCCCGAAGCAATTGATTACTAAAACTGCAGTTTAGCTGGTATCAGGAATGCAATTTGAATTGAGTTGTAGGAGCGAATGCAGGCATGCAGTGACTGAGCAGTGTGTACGTCCTACAGTTATAGAGCTTTCAACAAATTAATAATAAGgtgtttgttattatttgttttatggaATTCATATTTAATAGACTGTGCACTATGTACTGTGTAGCCTGCTCACCACATGTCATAATTAAATCTTTTACTGATATGATgataaaataatagtaataataaaattctcagctgcagctttataaTAAATTCACATGATAAATTACCAAAAGTTACACAACTTCTTAATTTTTTAAACCCTTTTTCCCTCAGGTTTTAATTCATCTTCAAATACTGCAAAGACTGCaagatgcaaaacaaacaaatcttcAGCCCTTACCTCCAGCAAGATGGTCGTACTGCTCTCCCGGCTCCCCGGAGCCGAAGCCTGCACCTTCAGGGGCGGAGGCGGTGAGGAAGGGGGTCCCTGCAGAGCTGAGCAtcatcacctcctccagcttGGGGTAGTTATCCATGGGGGAGTGAGGGAAGCTCAGAGGCTCTGAGATCTGCAGGGCTGGGAGAATCATCTCGGTCTTGGCTGCAGCCATCCTCTGCTGGCGCCGGAGCTGCAGGACTGAAGCTGCGCTGGTGTCTGGTGAGGAGTGCAGAGAGGTTGCTTGCTCGCTGACAGAGCAGTGCCTCGCAGGTGGAGGAAACGACTTAGCCCAGCTCAGGGAGCGTTGCACActtctgctgatgctgaggaagaTGCCGTTGGCGTTCTCCAGTTGTCCTGTTGCTTTCCGTTTTTGATGATGAGTAAAGATCCACTTGTCTTTTCAGAAAAAATCAAAAGTGTCCTTTATACTCATTCCCTAAAGTGTGAAAAAAATTAATCAGCGGATTAATCTTTTTTCTCTAAATTAATTGATTTATCCAGGCAGGTATTGACCTTCGAGGATAGATGCCTTTTAATTCACTTTTCACTTTTGCTGTGATATTTCTCAGTCAGggcttttctctgtgtgtttctctgtctaTCTGCGCTCTAACAGTTGCTCTTGTGGGCTCTCAGAGCTCTCTCTGAGCTGAGAGGTTTCCCTGCTCCTTTTATATCCTCTTGCCGTGACGTAGATGTCCATATATGGAGCGTAGGAAGCCCATATTTAGGCACTGCAGTGGAGGACACATGACGCTGGCCCGGGGGaaaaacagagaagagagacTTTATGTTAAGCTTTTGCACTAAACTGTGGAGACACTGCTGCTTCTGCCCCGGCTGAAAACTGTGTATCTTAATAGCAAAGCAGCTCCGCGCGACAGCAGCGCGATTCTTCCTCGCTCTCCGTCGCCGCTTAGATTTGATTTGGATTTCCCATCTGTGCAGCAGGCTGCGCTGCTGCCGGAAAACCCGGCTCCGTCGTGCCTTATAAGGTCGTGACTACATAAGGACCTATTCCGGTGGGTTTCCATTTCCCTGTCCTTTTTTGGAACTTCCTGAGGCAGCGCTGATCGCTGTTTGGCAGTGAATGAGAGGCTGGAGTGCAAATCATGTCCAGCGCTAACAATAACTAATGTCAGCAGCAGAAACCCGATTCTCCGCTTCAAAGCACAAGCTCCGTCTGAGCCACTAGAGTTTATGCGAAGGACTTTGTGCAACAGATGACTCGTTTCACGTTTATTTTCGCAGGATTAACGCGCGTCTTCGCATTTAGGACTATTCGCTGAGCGGCTGTATTTGCGTCAAGACGCGTTCGTAAACAGGAGGCAAATGAGAACGCTCTGTTAATGACGTTTTTTATCGCGATatttaattagatttaaaaGTATATGTGGACTTTTTAGCCGGgacataaatattattttaatcgCGTGCTGTACTCCTACTCTGAAACGTCATTTTAAAAAGTGATCGTGTATACTTGGTACAGATGAGGTGAATCTAATGCAGTAACATTCTAAATATAAGCGCGTGCACAGACTGCAGCTCGCTACAAACTTCCACGACATTAACTTTGCATCTCTCTCAGCTGTGTCATTGATTAATGAGAACCGATAGCCACGCATGCTGAGTAGGTGCGGGGCGATCCGTCTAATTGAGGGGTGTCCCCGGCTCAATATTTAGGGAATCTCTGCGCCACTCAGCGGCCTAATGGGGCGCATTAACAACGCAGCGCACAGCTGCCAGGACGCTCGCGGGATACCGATGTCCCCCGAAGCTGCTCCAGCTTCGGAGCGCGCGCCAGCACTCCTCGTTGGGCGCTGACGGGAAATCGATGTGCTTCCCTTGCTGCTGACCGGAGCTGCACGCGGGCAGCC
This window encodes:
- the egr1 gene encoding early growth response protein 1 — translated: MAAAKTEMILPALQISEPLSFPHSPMDNYPKLEEVMMLSSAGTPFLTASAPEGAGFGSGEPGEQYDHLAGDTLTDIPFTCEKPAADQTYSSQRLPPISYTGRFTLEPATTCSNSLWAEPILGLFTNLMNNVAPSSSSSSAASQTTSSSASSTPSSSTASSSTSSSSQSSSIHHSEPNPIYSAAPTYSSPNSDIFPDQGQAFPTSAGAVQYPPPAYPNGKSCGTSFPVPMIPDYLFPQQQGEISLVPPDQKPFQSQSNQPSLTPLSTIKAFATQTGSQDLKSVYQSQLIKPSRMRKYPTRPSKTPPHERPYACPVETCDRRFSRSDELTRHIRIHTGQKPFQCRICMRNFSRSDHLTTHIRTHTGEKPFACEICGRKFARSDERKRHTKIHLRQKDKKAEKTGAVVVTAAPVSAASPASSYPSPITSYPSPVSSYPSPVTSCYSSPVHTSYPSPSVATTYPSVSMSSTFQSQVASSFPSSVASNIYSSPIPTPLSDMQTTLSPRTIEIC